A genomic region of Marinitoga litoralis contains the following coding sequences:
- a CDS encoding ABC transporter ATP-binding protein, whose translation MKIIEGKNLKKNFKNLEVLKDINFSINEGDFTVIIGKNGSGKSTLLKIAIGLLLPDEGSIKVLNRDVKKEWKKLAKEIGVVLTNERSLYWKLTAYENLDIFGGIYGVKKKIKKERIEFLLNKFNLYQFKDTTVENFSTGMRKKLMLCKALIHEPKILFLDEILNGLDPEATYEMIEYLNELNSDGLTIFMISHILHGFSKNTNIYLLKEGVFKLKTKFSNIKEENDNIYEYFKDVVKSEELA comes from the coding sequence ATGAAGATAATAGAAGGAAAGAATTTAAAGAAAAATTTTAAAAATTTAGAAGTATTGAAAGATATAAACTTTTCCATTAATGAGGGTGATTTTACAGTAATTATAGGTAAAAACGGAAGTGGGAAAAGTACATTATTAAAAATTGCAATAGGTTTACTATTACCAGATGAAGGAAGTATAAAAGTACTTAATCGAGACGTAAAAAAAGAATGGAAAAAATTAGCAAAAGAAATAGGTGTGGTTCTTACCAACGAAAGGAGCTTATATTGGAAATTAACAGCTTACGAAAATTTAGATATTTTTGGTGGAATTTATGGAGTGAAAAAAAAGATAAAAAAAGAACGAATTGAATTCTTACTTAATAAATTTAATCTTTATCAATTTAAAGATACTACAGTTGAAAATTTCTCAACGGGAATGAGAAAAAAACTAATGTTATGTAAAGCACTAATTCATGAACCTAAAATATTATTCTTAGACGAAATATTAAATGGTCTTGATCCAGAAGCAACATATGAAATGATAGAATATTTAAACGAATTAAATAGTGATGGCTTAACTATATTTATGATTAGTCATATTCTTCATGGTTTTTCTAAAAATACGAATATATATTTACTTAAAGAAGGAGTGTTTAAATTAAAAACAAAGTTTAGTAATATAAAAGAAGAAAATGACAATATCTATGAATATTTTAAAGATGTAGTGAAAAGTGAGGAATTGGCATGA